From the Deinococcus detaillensis genome, one window contains:
- a CDS encoding quinone oxidoreductase family protein encodes MTNSETMRQIWVEQTGNPDVMQLREVAKPEPRAGQVRLKVQAAGINFADVLAVKGQYLTPTKLPLIPGGEFAGTIDALGEGVTGFEVGQQVAALTGQGALQEYAIVPLRGIIPVPDGLDAAEAAAFPVSYYTAFITLITLGRAQKGETVLIQGAAGALGTALIQVAKALELNIIALASTDAKLKIAADLGAQTTLNSEREDIVEAVKEAAGSGGVNILVEITGGEMVAKSLKMLANMGRLMIVGAASGEQATINPAALMKKNLSVTGVWLTPMMGDPSMVRDALAFFNPLVAAGKLRPQVGPRYPLEQSAQAFQDILDRKTTGKVTIEPQK; translated from the coding sequence ATGACCAATTCCGAGACCATGCGCCAAATCTGGGTAGAACAAACCGGCAACCCCGACGTGATGCAGCTGCGTGAAGTTGCCAAGCCCGAACCACGTGCGGGCCAAGTGCGCCTCAAAGTGCAGGCGGCGGGCATAAACTTTGCCGACGTACTGGCTGTCAAGGGTCAGTATCTGACGCCCACCAAGCTGCCACTGATTCCCGGCGGCGAGTTTGCCGGAACCATTGACGCGCTGGGCGAGGGCGTCACCGGCTTTGAAGTGGGCCAGCAAGTCGCCGCGCTGACTGGGCAAGGGGCTTTGCAGGAATACGCCATCGTTCCTCTGCGCGGCATCATTCCGGTGCCGGACGGTCTGGACGCCGCCGAAGCCGCCGCTTTTCCGGTGAGCTATTACACCGCCTTCATCACCCTGATCACTTTGGGCCGCGCCCAAAAAGGCGAAACGGTGCTGATTCAGGGCGCGGCGGGCGCACTCGGCACAGCGCTGATTCAGGTTGCCAAAGCGCTTGAACTCAACATCATTGCGCTGGCCAGCACCGACGCCAAGCTGAAAATAGCCGCCGACTTGGGAGCGCAGACGACCCTTAATTCCGAGCGCGAGGACATCGTGGAGGCGGTCAAGGAAGCGGCGGGCAGCGGCGGCGTCAACATTCTGGTGGAAATCACCGGCGGCGAGATGGTCGCCAAAAGCCTGAAGATGCTGGCCAACATGGGCCGCCTGATGATCGTGGGCGCGGCTAGCGGTGAGCAGGCCACCATCAATCCCGCTGCCCTGATGAAGAAAAACCTGAGCGTGACCGGCGTGTGGCTCACCCCGATGATGGGCGACCCGAGCATGGTCAGGGACGCGCTGGCCTTCTTTAATCCGCTGGTGGCGGCGGGCAAGCTGCGCCCACAAGTCGGCCCGCGTTACCCGCTTGAGCAGTCGGCGCAGGCGTTTCAGGACATCCTGGACCGCAAGACCACCGGCAAAGTCACCATCGAGCCGCAGAAGTAA
- a CDS encoding GNAT family N-acetyltransferase, whose product MTIQVRVLNPNEAHILNHLAPDVFDNPPDPRWTAEFFADARHHLAAALDGETVVGMASGVHYVHPDKPPELFINEVGVSDAYQGQGLGRRLMDTLLEHARTLGCVAAWTLTEPDNVAARRLYSAVGGEEDTCQISVFPLGQENA is encoded by the coding sequence ATGACCATCCAAGTTCGAGTCCTCAACCCCAACGAGGCCCATATTCTCAATCATCTCGCCCCAGACGTGTTTGACAATCCACCTGACCCGCGCTGGACGGCAGAGTTTTTCGCGGATGCCCGGCACCATCTGGCCGCCGCGCTGGACGGGGAAACGGTGGTGGGCATGGCGTCTGGCGTCCACTATGTCCACCCCGACAAGCCGCCGGAACTGTTCATCAACGAGGTGGGCGTGTCGGACGCTTATCAGGGGCAAGGGCTGGGGCGGCGGCTGATGGACACGTTGCTAGAGCACGCCCGCACGCTGGGCTGCGTGGCAGCCTGGACGCTGACCGAGCCGGACAATGTGGCCGCCCGCCGCCTGTATTCGGCAGTGGGCGGCGAGGAAGACACCTGCCAGATTTCCGTTTTCCCGCTCGGCCAGGAGAATGCTTAG
- a CDS encoding VOC family protein, producing the protein MLSLTAQTRIRLARPSLDLAAAERFYGRGLGLEVLHQHTATADTEFSLLMLGLPGATWHLELTHSALHRTVPTPSADDLLVLYLGEVVPESTVKHLEACGGVRVAALNPYWDQWGVTLADPDGYRLVLCMREWTA; encoded by the coding sequence GTGCTTTCCCTCACGGCGCAGACCCGGATTCGTCTGGCGCGGCCCAGCCTCGATCTGGCCGCCGCCGAGCGCTTTTATGGGCGGGGCTTGGGCCTGGAGGTGCTGCACCAACACACGGCCACCGCTGACACCGAGTTCTCGCTGCTGATGCTGGGCCTGCCGGGAGCGACCTGGCACCTGGAGCTGACCCACTCGGCCCTGCACCGGACCGTACCCACGCCCAGCGCCGACGATTTGCTGGTGTTGTATCTGGGCGAAGTGGTCCCGGAAAGCACCGTCAAACACCTGGAAGCCTGCGGCGGCGTGCGGGTGGCGGCGCTCAATCCGTACTGGGATCAGTGGGGGGTGACGTTGGCTGACCCGGATGGCTACCGGCTGGTGCTGTGTATGCGGGAGTGGACGGCGTGA
- a CDS encoding 3-hydroxyacyl-CoA dehydrogenase NAD-binding domain-containing protein, producing the protein MSIVDQIRQGNVLVLTINNPPVNAFSPGVPEGLHAGLDAAEQDQAIKSVVIIGGGRTFIAGADIKTFDLPREQSPDLRGFIVRLDAFAKPTVAAIHGTALGGGLEVALACTYRVAVKDAMLGLPEVKLGVLPGAGGTQRLPRVVGAQKALEMMLSGNPIKASEAAGLGLVDEIVDGDLLTGAVKFAEAHADARPLPRISEKTAEGSPEVFAAAREGIKKTHRGQLAPSFIIDLAEKATTTPFQEGWDAEASLFMQAKDSPQSRGLRHIFFAEREAGKIAGLGKDTPQSEIKSVGIIGAGTMGGGIAMNFLNAGMPVMIVETAQDALDRGLATIRKNYENTAKKGRMTQDDVEKRMGLLTPTLDMADLKDADIIIEAVFENMDVKKDIFTKLDGIAKPGAILASNTSTLDVNEIASVTKRPESVIGLHFFSPANVMKLLEIVRADKTSASVLATSMALAKKIKKVGVVVGVCDGFVGNRMIHRYSDEARQLVEAGAAPQDVDAAMNGLGLPMGPFQMGDMAGLDIGYAIRQHQAKVAGKPKPDGWLDRIVEKGRKGQKTAAGIYDYGEDRKPKPNAEVTQLLSNYRAEQGITPREVGQEEAAKRLTYSLVNEGAKILEEGIAQRAGDIDVIYIYGYGFPAYRGGPMQYADEQGLKNVVADLEQYGQTPAPLLKQLADAGGTFAGWDKGAGRG; encoded by the coding sequence GTGAGCATCGTAGACCAGATTCGCCAGGGCAACGTTCTCGTTTTGACCATCAACAATCCGCCCGTCAACGCCTTCTCGCCGGGCGTGCCGGAAGGCCTTCACGCTGGTCTGGACGCCGCCGAGCAGGATCAGGCCATCAAGTCGGTGGTCATCATCGGCGGTGGGCGCACCTTCATCGCCGGGGCCGACATCAAGACCTTCGACCTGCCCCGCGAACAGTCGCCCGATCTGCGCGGTTTCATCGTGCGGCTGGACGCCTTTGCCAAGCCGACGGTGGCCGCCATTCACGGCACGGCCCTCGGCGGCGGCCTGGAAGTGGCGCTGGCCTGCACCTACCGGGTGGCCGTCAAGGACGCCATGCTGGGCCTGCCAGAAGTCAAACTCGGCGTGCTGCCGGGCGCGGGCGGCACCCAGCGTTTGCCGCGTGTGGTCGGCGCTCAGAAGGCGCTGGAGATGATGCTGTCGGGCAACCCGATTAAAGCCAGCGAGGCGGCTGGGCTGGGACTGGTCGACGAAATTGTAGACGGCGATCTGCTGACGGGTGCGGTGAAGTTTGCCGAGGCGCACGCTGACGCCCGCCCGCTGCCGCGCATCAGCGAGAAGACCGCCGAGGGCAGCCCTGAAGTCTTTGCCGCCGCCCGAGAAGGCATCAAGAAGACCCACCGGGGTCAGCTCGCGCCCAGTTTCATTATCGACCTGGCCGAAAAGGCCACCACCACGCCGTTTCAGGAAGGCTGGGACGCCGAGGCCAGTTTATTCATGCAGGCCAAGGACTCGCCGCAATCGCGTGGGCTGCGCCACATCTTCTTCGCCGAGCGCGAGGCGGGCAAGATCGCGGGCCTCGGCAAGGACACGCCGCAAAGCGAGATCAAGTCGGTGGGCATCATTGGCGCGGGTACGATGGGCGGCGGCATCGCCATGAACTTCCTGAATGCGGGCATGCCGGTGATGATCGTGGAAACCGCGCAGGACGCCCTGGACCGGGGCCTGGCGACCATTCGCAAGAACTACGAGAACACCGCCAAGAAAGGCCGCATGACCCAGGATGACGTCGAGAAGCGGATGGGTCTGCTGACGCCCACCCTGGACATGGCTGACCTCAAAGACGCTGACATCATCATCGAAGCGGTGTTTGAGAACATGGACGTTAAGAAGGACATCTTCACCAAGCTGGACGGCATTGCCAAGCCCGGCGCGATTCTGGCGTCCAACACGTCAACCTTGGACGTGAACGAGATCGCCAGCGTCACCAAGCGCCCCGAAAGTGTGATCGGATTGCACTTTTTCAGCCCTGCCAACGTGATGAAATTGCTGGAGATCGTGCGGGCCGACAAGACCTCGGCTTCGGTGCTGGCGACCAGCATGGCGCTGGCCAAGAAGATCAAGAAAGTCGGCGTGGTGGTGGGCGTCTGTGACGGCTTCGTCGGCAACCGGATGATTCACCGCTACAGCGACGAAGCCCGGCAACTGGTGGAAGCGGGCGCGGCCCCGCAGGACGTGGACGCCGCCATGAACGGGCTGGGACTCCCGATGGGGCCATTCCAGATGGGCGATATGGCCGGGCTGGACATCGGTTACGCCATTCGCCAGCATCAGGCCAAGGTCGCGGGTAAGCCCAAACCGGACGGCTGGCTCGACCGGATCGTGGAAAAGGGCCGCAAGGGTCAGAAAACGGCGGCGGGCATCTACGATTACGGCGAAGACCGCAAGCCCAAGCCGAATGCCGAAGTCACGCAGCTTCTCTCCAACTACCGCGCCGAGCAGGGTATTACGCCCCGTGAAGTCGGTCAGGAAGAGGCCGCCAAACGCCTGACCTACAGTCTCGTCAATGAAGGCGCGAAGATTCTGGAAGAAGGCATTGCCCAGCGGGCCGGTGACATCGACGTGATCTACATCTACGGTTACGGCTTCCCGGCCTACCGGGGCGGCCCGATGCAGTACGCCGACGAGCAAGGCCTGAAGAATGTGGTGGCCGATCTGGAGCAGTACGGCCAGACGCCCGCGCCTTTGCTGAAGCAATTGGCCGATGCGGGGGGAACGTTTGCGGGGTGGGACAAGGGGGCGGGGCGGGGGTGA